One genomic segment of Bombina bombina isolate aBomBom1 chromosome 4, aBomBom1.pri, whole genome shotgun sequence includes these proteins:
- the SAMD5 gene encoding sterile alpha motif domain-containing protein 5 isoform X2, translating into MCSNIVYEWLKALQLSQYAESFVDNGYDDLEVCKQIGDPDLDAIGVMVPQHRKKIHDAVHRLKEEEKESASGLYFTLEPEVDSPTPDIYTSHLVEQYETKAWKEAQSHKPVPWSNKTGQLSRSLVTYPKLKLKIMIRDKLIRDGVNLSKPPFSKKQF; encoded by the coding sequence ATGTGTTCCAACATTGTATATGAGTGGTTAAAAGCCTTACAGCTTTCTCAGTATGCAGAGTCTTTTGTGGATAATGGGTATGATGATTTGGAGGTTTGCAAACAAATTGGGGACCCTGATTTGGATGCAATTGGGGTAATGGTTCCTCAGCACCGTAAGAAGATACATGATGCTGTCCACAGACTGAAGGAAGAAGAAAAGGAGTCTGCAAGTGGATTGTATTTTACATTGGAACCTGAGGTAGACTCACCTACACCTGATATATACACCAGCCACTTGGTGGAGCAATATGAGACCAAAGCTTGGAAAGAAGCACAAAGTCACAAACCAGTTCCATGGAGTAATAAAACTGGTCAGCTAAGCAGGAGCTTGGTCACCTACCCTAAGCTGAAGCTAAAAATCATGATAAGGGATAAACTCATACGTGACGGTGTCAACCTCAGCAAGCCACCTTTCTCCAAAAAG